The Rahnella aquatilis CIP 78.65 = ATCC 33071 genomic sequence ATTTTGTAGACCACCGCTTCAGCCAGTACCACGGCACCTTTATTCTCAGCGCGTTCGACGTGCGCAATTCCGTTATACATCGCGCCAATCGGGCAGATCGGCTGGCAGTTGTTGTTACCGCAGCAGGTCGGGCGACCGTTCCACGGACGGGTACTGCGACCCTGTGGGATCGGCACTGAACGGTAACCGTGCGGATTCACGATTTCAGCAAAACGGGTGTCGCCGTAACCGTAAGGCACCTGCTCCATCGGATAGGGTTTGCTGCGCTCAGAAGGCGACTGCAACTCAGGGTCATTCGGACCGGCTACGCCAATCTCTTCTTCAGCACGGCAGTAATAAGGTTCAAGTTCATCATAGGAAATCGGCCAGTCGCGGCCCACGCCGTACAACGTTTTCATTTTGAAATCGTTGGGAACGTGACGCCAGCAGGACGCTGCCCAGTGCCAGGTGGTGCCGCCAACGGTGCGCAGATAACCTTGTTTGAAGCTGCTGGCGCTGGGCCCGGTCAGATGGACGTAGTTATTTTCCGGAAAATACAGCGGTGCGGGCGCTTTTTCAGACTGCGGGTAAAGCCCCTGGAAGTCAGAACCGGCGCGGTTTTCGAACGGCATGTTGCGCCAGTTTTCAACGGCCTGAGCACGCTCAATGCGTAAACCCGCTTCCAGCACCAGCACAGAATATCCCTGGCTGACCAGCTGATCGGCAATCATGCCGCCCACGATGCCGGAACCGACAACAATCACATCAGCAGACGCATCGCCGTCTGCCGTAAATTCAGGTTTTTTCATCAGGCTTTGCTCACAACATTTGATTCAGAAGGATGGGTAAAACGGTCTGCGTTCATGGATTCCGGCATCGCTGCGGCGGGAGGTGCGGCGGTGAAGTACAGCGGACCATTTCCACAGTAAGTCGGCACAATCAGGCCGTCACTGACGGGACGATACATCAGCGCATCTTTATAGGAAATTAAAATGGAATCGGTTCCATGTCCAACCGTGCCGGTGTACCAGGCGGTGACGATGCGGGTCACCAGTTCACCTAAACCGTTTTGCTTTGCCACTTCCTGCAAATCTTTTGCCGCCTGGCCCGGTTTTACCAGCGCATGCAGCTTGCTGACCTGCGCTGGGAAGTCGGGTTGTGAGCGATAAAAGGCGTTGAAAATCTGGGCAGAAGAACCCTCGCTGATATTTTTATGTTCAGTGATGGCCTGTGATACCAGATAGAACTGGCCGAAGATGACCGGATCCTGCGTGGCAGTTTCTTTCTCCGCCTGGCTCAGGAACGGGAAGCCGAGCAGGGTAGTTGCCACCATCGCAGACGTCAGACCTTTCAGCAGTTCACGACGACTGAAACCGGTTCCATTTTCGGGTGTGTTGCTTCCAATGATTGAAGGATCGTTTTCCATCTCTTTCTCGCTGGGAATGGGATTTTGCCAAAAGGCAGGGAGTTCGCTTATGTGATGCTTATTATAATTTGCGTAATACGAGATTTATCATTGGGTTAGTTTCCGCCGATGTCTGTCCCGATAGGGTATATCACTTATCACGGTGCGGATGATAAGCCAGAGAAGAGGGATTTGTGCAAACAAATTGTGCTGATTTATTAACATTAGATCCTTATTTTAACGTATGATGCGCGGCGGAAAAATGTAACCTACTGGTTCATTTCTAAATGAAATTAACTGAACCCGCATCATACCCGCGCTCTCATCTATTCATATCTTGTTGATATTATTTAATTTAATGAATAACGGTATCGTTCGTGCAATCTGATTTGTATATTAAATGTAAATAATTAAGAAATGAAAGGTAGCGCTAATTGATTAAAATGGTTGAGAATAAAGGCGAAAAAGGTTACAAATAAGCCAAAACGAGATCTGCATCTCAGTATGTCCGGGAGCAGAGATAAAAATAACGATAGCCTGTCAATTTGTATCCGACGACGTTAATTTAATGTTAATTATTTGAACGCAAAGTGGGCAAAGTGCAGCCTGTCGGCTATAACTTAAACAGTGCGGTTGTAGCAATTTTGTAAAAACATTGTGTAAATGATTTGCATGAATCATTGTCTGGGGAACCACGTGAATAATATCCAGCTTTCGGTAGTACATCGTTTGCCGCAAAGTTATCGCTGGTTGTCAGGTTTTGCGGGTATTAAAGTTGAACCGATTCCGCTGCCTGGTAATGATGAAGATAACAATCTGATCGGCCTGAAACTGCTCAGCCATGAGGGCGAATTCGCCTGGCAGGTGATGCATCAGCTGACCGATGCTTTAGAAGATATTCAGGTTAAAGCGGCGATTGTAGAAATCGACGGTGAGCCTTGTTTATTCGTTCATCGTGAAGATGAAAGCGCCACGCTCTGTTGCCTGAAAAATATCGGCGCAGCTATCGCGGAATCGGTGACCGCACTTTATCCTTTCTGAAACGCCGGAATTTCGATGCATTCCGGCGTCTTCTTCCTGCGTCTCAGGGCAGGGTGTCGAAAGCATCTGATGCCGCCAGTAACGTGCGGGTGTAAGCCTGTTGCGGTGCAGTAAAAATCTGTTCACACTCTCCCTGCTCCACCACTTCTCCGTTTCGTAAAACCATCAACTGGTGGCACAAAGCCCGTACTACCTGTAAATCATGACTGATAAACAGATACGTCAGGCCGTGGCGCTGTTGCAACTCGCTTAAAATAGTCAGAATCTGTGCCTGAACCGATTTATCCAGCGAGGATGTCGGTTCATCCAGGATCAGCATTTCCGGTTGTAAAATTAACGCACGGGCGATCGCGATACGCTGGCGCTGGCCGCCGGAAAACTCCGTCGGGTAACGGTAGCGGGATTGCGGATCCAGCCCCACTTCCTGCATGGCGCGGATCACTTCTTTATCACGTTCCTGCTCGCTGACATGGCGGTGCACCAGCAAACCTTCGGCGATGATTTGCCCGACGGTAAAGCGTGGATTTAACGCAGAGAAAGGATCCTGAAACACCACCTGAATCCGGCTGCGGAACGGCAGCATTTTCTTGCGTGAGAAAGCATGCAGCGGCTGGCCGTCAAACCAGATTTCTCCCTGCGATTTAAGCAGACGCAGCAATGCCAGTCCGGTGGTGCTTTTTCCCGAACCTGACTCACCGACCACGCCGAGACTTTCTCCGCGACGAAGCTGGAAACTGACTTGTTTCACCGCGTGTTTGATAGCGACCGTGCGACGCAACAGGCCGCGCCTGACGGGAAACCCGACATCCAGATTTTTTACATCCAGCAGAACTGGCGGTTCGCCGGTCAGCGGTTGCGGACGGCCTTGTGGTTCGGCCTGTAAAAGCTGGCGTGTGTAAGGGTGCTGAGGCTGGCTGAACAGCGTGGTTCGTGATTGCTGCTCAACGACACGCCCGTTTTGCATTACCGCTACGCTGTCCGCCAGACGGCGCACAATGCGCAGGTTGTGGGTGATAAACAGCATCGCCATCCCCATTTCCTGCTTCAGTTCGTCGAGCAGAGATAAAATCTGTGCCTGTACGGACACGTCAAGCGCGGTGGTCGGTTCATCGGCAATCAGCAGTTTTGGCCTTGTCAGTACCGCCATGGCAATCATCACGCGCTGGCGTTCTCCGCCGGAAAGCTGGTGCGGAAAATCCCGCAGGCGCGAGGCGGCCTGCCTGATCCCCACCCGGTCCAGACAGCGCAGAATTTCAGTGCGTGCCGCTTCACCGTGAAGATTACGGTGCAGCGTCAGCACTTCAGTCAGTTGTTTTTCGAGGGTATGCAACGGGTTCAGCGATACCATGGGTTCCTGAAATATCATCGAAATCTGGTTGCCACGGATTTGGCGCAACGTGTTGGCATCGGCTTGCAATAAGGACTGACCGGCAAACAGAATATCACCCTGAGGATAAATCGCCGATGAGGGCAGCAGACGCAGGACCGACAACGCTGTCACGCTTTTGCCGGAGCCGGATTCCCCCACCAGCGCCAGCGTTTCGCCGGCACGGAT encodes the following:
- the yejF gene encoding microcin C ABC transporter ATP-binding protein YejF, which codes for MTDTPLLQIKNLSVAFRQGKLKREVVSNVSLDIRAGETLALVGESGSGKSVTALSVLRLLPSSAIYPQGDILFAGQSLLQADANTLRQIRGNQISMIFQEPMVSLNPLHTLEKQLTEVLTLHRNLHGEAARTEILRCLDRVGIRQAASRLRDFPHQLSGGERQRVMIAMAVLTRPKLLIADEPTTALDVSVQAQILSLLDELKQEMGMAMLFITHNLRIVRRLADSVAVMQNGRVVEQQSRTTLFSQPQHPYTRQLLQAEPQGRPQPLTGEPPVLLDVKNLDVGFPVRRGLLRRTVAIKHAVKQVSFQLRRGESLGVVGESGSGKSTTGLALLRLLKSQGEIWFDGQPLHAFSRKKMLPFRSRIQVVFQDPFSALNPRFTVGQIIAEGLLVHRHVSEQERDKEVIRAMQEVGLDPQSRYRYPTEFSGGQRQRIAIARALILQPEMLILDEPTSSLDKSVQAQILTILSELQQRHGLTYLFISHDLQVVRALCHQLMVLRNGEVVEQGECEQIFTAPQQAYTRTLLAASDAFDTLP
- a CDS encoding sorbitol dehydrogenase family protein, which translates into the protein MENDPSIIGSNTPENGTGFSRRELLKGLTSAMVATTLLGFPFLSQAEKETATQDPVIFGQFYLVSQAITEHKNISEGSSAQIFNAFYRSQPDFPAQVSKLHALVKPGQAAKDLQEVAKQNGLGELVTRIVTAWYTGTVGHGTDSILISYKDALMYRPVSDGLIVPTYCGNGPLYFTAAPPAAAMPESMNADRFTHPSESNVVSKA
- a CDS encoding YejG family protein → MNNIQLSVVHRLPQSYRWLSGFAGIKVEPIPLPGNDEDNNLIGLKLLSHEGEFAWQVMHQLTDALEDIQVKAAIVEIDGEPCLFVHREDESATLCCLKNIGAAIAESVTALYPF